The following proteins are encoded in a genomic region of Brachyspira pilosicoli:
- the mglA gene encoding galactose/methyl galactoside ABC transporter ATP-binding protein MglA, producing MEERKVILEMKGISKYFPGVQALDKAELVVREGSVVALMGENGAGKSTLMKCLFGIYHKDEGTILLDGNEVNFTSPKQALNNGVAMVHQELNQVRQRNIQDNIWLGKYPTKFGFVDEKKMYDDTKAIFDDLEIPLDPRTKVSTLSVSEMQMVEIAKAVSYNSKILVLDEPTSSLTEKEVAKLFKIIRKLQSRGVGMIYISHKMEEILQISDEVTIMRDGKFVSTTPAKELTTDLIIKQMVGRDLTNRFPPKTNIPAEGILEIKNFTAFYQPSLTDINFSVRKGEIFGIAGLVGAKRTEVLESIFGMRTLSSGSIIKNDKDIKNNTTRKAIKHGFALVTEERRQTGIFGMLSINFNSIIANIDNYKGNFGFLNNKKMREDTKWVIDSMQVKTPSEKTAIQSLSGGNQQKVILGRWLLSAPDILMLDEPTRGIDVGAKYDIYKLIIDLATEGKTIIMVSSEMPELLGITDRIMVMSNGRVAGIVDTANTNQEEIMALSAKYL from the coding sequence ATGGAAGAGAGAAAAGTAATTCTTGAGATGAAGGGTATATCAAAATACTTCCCGGGCGTTCAAGCTTTGGATAAGGCTGAGCTTGTTGTAAGAGAGGGGAGTGTTGTTGCCCTTATGGGAGAGAATGGTGCTGGAAAATCCACTCTTATGAAATGTTTATTTGGTATTTACCATAAAGATGAAGGAACTATATTATTAGATGGTAATGAAGTTAATTTCACTTCTCCAAAGCAGGCTTTAAACAATGGTGTAGCAATGGTGCATCAGGAACTTAATCAAGTTAGGCAAAGAAATATACAAGATAATATTTGGCTTGGTAAATACCCTACTAAATTTGGTTTTGTAGATGAGAAAAAGATGTATGATGATACTAAGGCTATTTTTGATGATTTAGAAATACCTTTAGACCCTAGAACTAAAGTATCTACATTATCAGTATCTGAAATGCAGATGGTAGAAATTGCTAAGGCTGTATCATACAATTCTAAAATACTTGTATTAGATGAGCCTACCAGCTCGCTCACAGAAAAAGAGGTTGCTAAGTTATTTAAAATAATAAGGAAACTTCAAAGCCGCGGTGTTGGTATGATATATATTTCGCATAAAATGGAAGAAATACTGCAGATATCTGATGAAGTTACTATAATGCGCGATGGTAAATTTGTTTCTACTACTCCTGCAAAAGAATTAACAACCGACCTTATTATTAAACAGATGGTAGGCCGTGATTTAACTAATAGGTTTCCTCCTAAAACTAATATACCTGCTGAAGGAATTTTGGAGATTAAAAATTTTACAGCATTCTATCAGCCTTCTCTTACTGATATTAATTTTAGTGTGAGAAAGGGTGAGATTTTTGGTATAGCGGGACTTGTTGGAGCAAAAAGAACTGAAGTACTTGAAAGTATATTTGGTATGCGTACTTTATCAAGCGGAAGTATTATTAAAAATGATAAAGATATTAAAAATAATACAACAAGAAAAGCTATTAAGCATGGATTTGCTTTGGTAACAGAGGAAAGAAGACAGACTGGTATATTTGGTATGCTTTCTATTAACTTTAATTCTATAATAGCTAATATAGATAATTATAAGGGTAATTTTGGATTTTTAAATAATAAGAAGATGAGAGAGGATACTAAATGGGTAATAGACAGTATGCAGGTAAAAACTCCTTCAGAGAAAACAGCCATACAATCATTATCTGGAGGTAATCAGCAGAAGGTAATATTGGGAAGATGGCTTTTGAGTGCTCCGGATATTCTTATGCTTGATGAACCTACAAGGGGTATTGATGTGGGGGCAAAATATGATATATATAAACTTATAATAGATTTAGCTACGGAAGGTAAGACTATTATTATGGTTAGCTCTGAAATGCCTGAGTTGCTTGGTATAACCGATAGGATAATGGTTATGAGTAACGGAAGGGTTGCGGGTATAGTTGATACGGCTAATACTAATCAAGAAGAAATAATGGCATTATCTGCCAAATATTTATAA
- the ruvB gene encoding Holliday junction branch migration DNA helicase RuvB, with protein sequence MDKESITNSNENSYDVNNSSIRPKGFNDFIGQENIKSKLKVFIDSAKKRDVSLDHILFYGPPGLGKTTLAQIIAEELGSNIKATSAPVIERPGDLASILTTLGEKDILFIDEIHRLRTVVEEVLYSAMEDFFVDIKVGEGTSAKSFRVKLPKFTLIGATTRSGLLSTPLYDRFGIVERLEFYTNEDLADIVKRSSKFLNIDITDSAAISIASRSRGTPRIVNRLLRRVFDFATVSDVLKIDEKFASDSLEKLGVDKNGFEALDKQYLTTIIKNYNGGPVGVDTISVSLSEQIETIEDVIEPYLIQSGFIKRTPKGRVATIKAYSYLNINVKNNDNYKENSLFDL encoded by the coding sequence TTGGATAAAGAAAGCATAACTAACTCCAATGAAAACTCTTATGATGTTAATAATTCTTCTATAAGACCAAAAGGGTTCAATGATTTTATAGGGCAGGAAAATATAAAGTCAAAATTAAAAGTTTTTATAGATAGTGCAAAAAAAAGAGATGTTTCTTTGGATCATATATTATTTTACGGACCTCCTGGTTTAGGAAAAACTACTTTAGCTCAAATAATAGCAGAGGAACTTGGAAGCAATATCAAAGCAACATCTGCCCCTGTAATAGAACGCCCAGGTGATTTAGCATCTATACTAACAACATTAGGCGAAAAAGATATATTATTTATAGATGAAATACATAGACTTAGAACTGTTGTTGAAGAAGTGCTTTATTCTGCGATGGAAGATTTTTTTGTTGATATAAAGGTTGGAGAAGGAACATCTGCTAAAAGCTTTAGAGTTAAACTTCCAAAATTCACTTTAATAGGAGCTACAACAAGAAGCGGACTATTAAGCACACCATTATATGACAGATTTGGAATAGTGGAGAGACTTGAGTTTTACACAAATGAAGATTTAGCAGATATAGTAAAAAGAAGTTCAAAGTTTCTTAATATTGATATAACAGATTCAGCTGCAATTTCTATAGCATCAAGATCAAGAGGAACACCTAGAATAGTTAATAGATTACTTAGAAGGGTGTTTGACTTTGCTACGGTTTCTGATGTTTTAAAAATAGATGAAAAGTTTGCATCTGACTCTTTGGAGAAATTGGGTGTAGATAAAAATGGCTTTGAAGCTCTTGACAAACAGTATCTAACAACTATAATAAAAAATTATAATGGAGGTCCTGTTGGTGTAGATACTATATCTGTTTCATTATCCGAACAGATAGAAACTATAGAAGATGTAATAGAGCCATATTTAATACAATCTGGTTTTATCAAAAGAACTCCAAAAGGCCGAGTTGCTACAATAAAAGCGTATAGCTATTTAAATATTAATGTGAAAAATAACGATAATTATAAAGAGAATAGTTTATTTGATTTATAA
- a CDS encoding M23 family metallopeptidase, whose product MYDLFLPIRTFLNKIISAIIKKGNNERSILIFYNDKEKGLSLPINNFMILFFILIFASLIYTGFDAYYKQKEARDFYNTLSATEAKTYSLITEYKDSLNRYSKSLKEYNDTIKNISYLIDYNNASSFNNNNNDNDINKTLNEIDRYQKNILTFMDVSSVIHKEIPVGWPVAGGGRISSGFGARLSPFTQEKSYHYGVDIAGPYGTPILAAADGKVTFAGWKNGYGWFVLIEHANGYQTGYGHNSELLVHAGQEVKRGQKIAMIGNTGRTTGIHCHFEVRIAGDHKNPMPYLSARF is encoded by the coding sequence ATATATGATTTATTTTTGCCAATAAGAACTTTTTTAAATAAAATAATATCTGCTATTATTAAAAAAGGAAATAATGAAAGAAGCATATTAATTTTTTATAATGATAAAGAAAAAGGATTAAGCTTGCCTATTAATAATTTTATGATATTGTTTTTTATATTAATTTTCGCTTCATTGATTTATACAGGTTTTGATGCTTACTATAAACAAAAAGAAGCGAGAGATTTTTATAATACATTATCAGCTACAGAAGCTAAAACTTATAGCTTAATTACAGAATATAAAGATTCACTTAATAGATATTCAAAATCACTAAAAGAATATAATGACACTATAAAAAATATTTCTTATTTAATAGATTATAATAATGCTTCTTCATTTAATAATAATAACAATGATAATGATATAAATAAGACCTTAAATGAAATAGATAGATATCAAAAAAATATTCTAACATTTATGGACGTTTCTTCGGTAATACATAAGGAAATACCAGTAGGTTGGCCGGTTGCAGGAGGCGGAAGAATATCAAGCGGATTTGGGGCAAGACTCTCTCCATTTACTCAAGAAAAAAGTTATCACTATGGTGTTGATATAGCAGGACCTTATGGTACGCCGATACTAGCTGCTGCTGATGGTAAAGTTACATTTGCAGGCTGGAAAAATGGTTATGGTTGGTTTGTACTTATAGAGCATGCTAATGGTTATCAAACAGGATATGGTCATAATTCAGAGCTTTTGGTACATGCCGGTCAGGAAGTAAAAAGAGGTCAAAAAATTGCTATGATTGGAAATACTGGAAGAACAACAGGCATACACTGCCACTTTGAAGTGAGAATAGCCGGCGATCATAAAAACCCTATGCCTTATTTGAGTGCAAGATTTTAA
- a CDS encoding galactose ABC transporter substrate-binding protein, with product MKKIFIISSMLIITTIFTISCGGGNKDNAATADANGPLIGVTIYRYDDNFMSFLRRNIETRIAGKAQLIMNDSQNNQAQQNDQVDVMLNKNVNSLAINLVDPQAAQTIIDKAKAKNLPVIFFNKQPSAEAMASYDKTWYVGTKPEESGDMQGKIVVDAWKADPALDKNGDGVIQYLLLKGEPGHPDAEARTSHVTMYITNNGVKVERLEAEQTAMWDTAKAKDIVDAWIQKHGDKIEFIFANNDAMALGALQSIQALGYNTGDKAKYIPIVGVDAIPDMLNEIKKGTILGSVLNDPVGQSQALIDLSLNVAAGKDPLDGTTWTLDEVKAVRVPYVPITADNITIAEEAYK from the coding sequence ATGAAAAAAATATTCATTATAAGTTCTATGCTTATAATAACTACAATCTTTACTATATCTTGCGGCGGCGGCAATAAAGATAATGCTGCAACTGCAGATGCTAATGGTCCACTAATTGGTGTTACAATTTATCGTTATGATGATAACTTTATGTCATTCTTAAGAAGAAACATTGAAACTAGAATAGCAGGAAAAGCTCAGCTTATTATGAATGATTCTCAAAATAATCAGGCTCAGCAAAATGACCAAGTAGATGTTATGCTTAATAAAAATGTAAATTCTTTAGCTATTAACTTGGTAGACCCTCAAGCTGCTCAAACTATCATAGATAAAGCTAAAGCTAAAAATTTACCAGTTATTTTCTTTAATAAACAGCCAAGCGCTGAAGCTATGGCTAGCTATGATAAAACTTGGTATGTAGGTACTAAACCTGAAGAGTCTGGCGATATGCAAGGAAAAATCGTAGTAGATGCTTGGAAAGCAGATCCTGCTTTAGATAAAAACGGCGACGGCGTTATACAGTATCTATTATTAAAAGGCGAACCAGGTCACCCAGATGCAGAAGCAAGAACTTCTCATGTAACTATGTATATTACTAATAATGGTGTTAAAGTAGAAAGATTAGAGGCAGAACAAACAGCTATGTGGGATACTGCAAAAGCTAAAGATATAGTAGATGCTTGGATACAAAAACATGGCGATAAAATAGAGTTTATTTTTGCTAATAATGATGCTATGGCTTTAGGTGCTTTACAGTCTATACAAGCTTTAGGTTATAATACAGGTGATAAAGCTAAATATATTCCTATAGTAGGAGTAGATGCTATTCCTGATATGTTGAACGAAATCAAAAAAGGTACAATACTTGGTTCTGTTCTTAATGACCCAGTTGGACAATCTCAGGCTCTTATAGATTTATCTTTGAATGTTGCTGCTGGTAAAGATCCTTTAGATGGTACTACTTGGACTTTAGATGAAGTAAAAGCAGTACGTGTTCCTTACGTTCCTATAACTGCAGATAATATTACTATTGCTGAAGAAGCTTATAAGTAA
- the mglC gene encoding galactose/methyl galactoside ABC transporter permease MglC produces the protein MSDKNSTINKISKFILNNAIFAALLLILIGIIIKEPSFFRLSNFVNIFAQASTRMIIAVGIGTLLVTQGNDLGAGRAVGLAAVVSASLLQSATNPTRMYPDLPLLPVILPILLVMLILMVFGFINGFIISKLYVTPFIATLGMQLILYGVTSTYFDRPPYGAQPIGGLDPRFTNLAQGGIKLGSITISYLIIFAVIITAIMWVIWNKTKLGKNIFAVGGNPEAAAVSGVNIPLTLMIVYTMAGALYGIAGSLEVARVGSATNNLGNGYELDAIAACVVGGVSFSGGIGSILGIVSGVLIFQVINYGMTFVGISPYMQYIIKGAIIIAAVAVDTQKYLKKV, from the coding sequence ATGTCAGACAAAAATTCTACTATAAACAAAATTTCTAAATTTATACTGAATAATGCCATATTTGCTGCACTTTTGCTCATACTTATTGGTATTATTATTAAAGAGCCGTCTTTCTTTAGACTTAGCAACTTTGTAAACATTTTTGCTCAGGCTTCTACTCGTATGATTATTGCTGTTGGTATTGGTACTTTATTGGTAACTCAAGGTAATGACCTCGGTGCTGGTAGGGCTGTTGGACTTGCTGCGGTTGTTAGTGCTTCTCTTTTACAATCTGCTACTAACCCTACAAGAATGTATCCTGATTTGCCTTTACTTCCTGTTATATTACCTATACTTTTAGTTATGCTTATACTTATGGTATTTGGTTTTATAAATGGGTTCATTATTTCTAAACTTTATGTAACTCCATTTATTGCTACTTTAGGTATGCAGCTAATACTTTACGGTGTTACTAGTACTTATTTTGACAGACCTCCTTATGGTGCTCAGCCTATCGGAGGACTCGACCCTCGTTTCACTAATCTTGCTCAGGGCGGTATAAAATTAGGAAGCATTACAATATCATATTTAATAATATTCGCTGTCATAATAACCGCTATAATGTGGGTGATTTGGAATAAAACTAAATTAGGTAAAAACATATTTGCTGTTGGAGGCAACCCTGAAGCTGCTGCTGTAAGCGGTGTAAACATTCCTCTTACTCTTATGATAGTTTATACTATGGCTGGTGCTTTATATGGTATAGCTGGTTCTTTAGAGGTTGCTCGTGTTGGTTCTGCTACAAACAACTTAGGTAATGGTTATGAGCTTGATGCTATTGCTGCCTGTGTTGTGGGTGGTGTTTCTTTCTCTGGAGGTATTGGTTCTATTTTGGGTATTGTTTCTGGGGTTTTGATATTCCAAGTTATTAACTACGGTATGACTTTCGTTGGTATTTCACCTTATATGCAATACATTATTAAAGGTGCTATCATCATTGCTGCTGTTGCTGTTGATACTCAAAAATATTTGAAAAAGGTTTGA
- a CDS encoding RluA family pseudouridine synthase — MYKFSIIEEKDLNKRLDIFVSEKLNISRSQVKNYLSCILVNNNVKKLSYSLRLNDIVEINIKTDDKRKEDEDILAENIDLEILYEDEYLLVVNKPCNMSVHCSSSEKSGTLVNALLYHIKDFNFVGDKSRAGIIHRLDKDTSGIMIVGKNADIVSAIQEQFKNRTIKKIYHAIVVGVLRENFYEINLPIGRHSVYRKKMTVREDGKKALSYIKVLNRFKKHTLIEVNIKTGRTHQIRVHCSYKGFPVAGDKIYSKSYSNYSNLMLIAKEIEFMHPISSEIMKFEVDYTDYFRDFLISDEI, encoded by the coding sequence ATGTATAAGTTCTCAATAATAGAAGAAAAAGATTTAAATAAGAGATTAGATATATTTGTAAGTGAGAAATTAAATATAAGCAGGTCTCAAGTAAAAAACTATTTATCTTGTATATTAGTCAATAACAATGTAAAAAAATTATCTTATTCTTTAAGGCTTAATGATATTGTAGAGATAAATATAAAAACAGATGATAAAAGAAAAGAAGATGAAGATATATTAGCAGAAAATATTGATTTGGAAATTTTGTATGAAGATGAATATTTATTAGTTGTAAATAAGCCTTGCAATATGAGCGTTCATTGTTCTTCTTCTGAAAAGAGCGGCACTTTAGTGAATGCTTTGCTCTATCATATAAAAGACTTTAATTTTGTTGGCGATAAGAGTAGGGCTGGTATTATACATAGGTTGGATAAAGATACTTCTGGTATAATGATAGTTGGAAAGAATGCTGATATAGTTTCTGCTATTCAGGAGCAATTTAAAAATAGAACAATAAAAAAGATTTATCATGCTATAGTTGTAGGGGTATTGAGAGAGAATTTTTATGAGATTAATTTGCCAATAGGAAGGCATAGTGTATATAGAAAAAAAATGACAGTTCGTGAAGATGGAAAGAAGGCATTGAGTTATATAAAAGTATTAAACAGATTTAAAAAGCATACTCTAATAGAAGTTAATATTAAAACAGGACGTACTCATCAAATAAGGGTTCATTGTTCATATAAAGGTTTTCCTGTAGCTGGAGATAAGATTTATTCTAAGAGCTATTCCAACTATAGTAATTTAATGCTTATAGCAAAAGAGATAGAGTTCATGCATCCTATTAGCAGCGAGATTATGAAATTTGAAGTTGATTATACAGATTATTTTAGAGATTTTTTGATTTCAGATGAGATTTAA
- the msrB gene encoding peptide-methionine (R)-S-oxide reductase MsrB — MKNIIAQTNNIASNNNVADDKPNIKVSTSKLTSKEYEVLINKGTEFPFTGDLLDVKSDGVYTCKLCGNLLFKSDAKFNSGTGWPSFDDAVAENIKLVKDGCRIEVTCAKCGGHLGHVFYNEGFTDKQTRYCINSVSLNFVNKAEFEETNDNTNK; from the coding sequence ATGAAAAATATAATAGCACAAACAAATAATATTGCATCAAATAATAATGTTGCTGATGATAAACCTAATATAAAAGTATCAACATCAAAATTAACATCAAAAGAATATGAAGTGTTAATAAACAAAGGTACAGAGTTTCCATTTACAGGGGATCTTTTAGATGTAAAATCTGATGGAGTATACACTTGTAAATTATGCGGTAATTTACTATTTAAATCTGATGCTAAATTTAATTCTGGTACAGGATGGCCTAGTTTTGATGATGCAGTTGCAGAAAACATAAAATTAGTAAAAGACGGATGCAGAATAGAAGTGACTTGTGCAAAATGCGGAGGTCATTTAGGACATGTATTTTACAATGAAGGCTTTACTGATAAACAAACAAGATATTGTATTAATTCTGTATCTTTAAATTTTGTTAATAAAGCAGAATTTGAAGAAACTAATGATAATACAAACAAATAA
- the msrA gene encoding peptide-methionine (S)-S-oxide reductase MsrA — protein sequence MKKIVLMTIISIFSLISCNEKLNSESSNIKESSSIKENKEEINMIPENVKYAYFSSGCFWGTEYWFEKGKGVYAVVSGYAGGHKINPTYQEVCTGLTGHLETVQVAYNPDETTYEDLVKLFFETHDFTQKNGQGPDIGSQYLSAIFYQTEEEKEIAQKYINMLKEKDYDVATTLREYKNFYPAEDYHQDYYERKGSIPYCHFYNKIF from the coding sequence ATGAAAAAAATTGTATTAATGACAATAATTTCCATATTTTCTTTAATATCCTGTAATGAAAAATTAAATAGCGAATCTTCAAATATTAAAGAATCTTCAAGTATTAAAGAAAATAAGGAGGAGATAAATATGATTCCAGAAAATGTTAAATATGCTTATTTTTCTTCCGGCTGTTTTTGGGGAACTGAATATTGGTTTGAAAAGGGAAAAGGAGTGTATGCTGTTGTAAGCGGATATGCAGGCGGGCATAAAATAAACCCAACATATCAAGAAGTTTGTACAGGTCTTACAGGTCATTTAGAAACTGTACAGGTTGCTTATAACCCTGATGAAACTACTTATGAAGATTTAGTTAAACTATTCTTTGAAACTCATGACTTTACTCAAAAAAATGGTCAAGGTCCTGATATAGGTTCACAATATTTATCAGCTATTTTTTATCAAACAGAAGAAGAAAAAGAAATAGCTCAAAAATACATAAATATGCTTAAAGAAAAAGATTATGATGTGGCAACAACTTTAAGAGAATATAAAAACTTTTATCCAGCAGAAGATTATCATCAAGATTATTATGAGAGAAAAGGCTCTATACCTTATTGCCATTTCTATAACAAAATATTTTAA
- a CDS encoding sodium:solute symporter family protein: MGQAIVIVIVIVYLIAMLFIGVYSSKKISNSNDFALAGRNLGPILLAGTLAATNIGGGTSLGLAEQAFGKWGFSAVWYVITASFAYLVLAFLAQRFRNAMVTTVSEYFYNRYGKANALVTSIIMGLPMIGITAAQIIASASILTVMTGWNYKVSVVIVTVVVTAYSSMGGLWGVAFTDLIQGSLVFIGSLVAIPFALNYAGGFEHVIANLTPAQKSLTAGMGWPTIISLTIMYIASYSVGPEISQRFFSARDSKSLMIGSLMGGLVCILYSLFPAFLGLIASSVVKDGLMTSELLTSEGSRYILPVLAIHTMPPVIVGLLFSALISATMSSADSDMLAVSVIATNDIYKKYINKNATDKQLLFLGRACMVVVGLISMFIAFRAANLITILMFSFSLRAAGVFIPYLFGNYTKKKLSAIASMGSLIAGSVVTIFFQYNKSINLFGVDPIIPGIVASLIVFLILSSIIQPKPDAKTDVNN, encoded by the coding sequence ATGGGACAAGCTATTGTTATAGTAATAGTAATTGTATACCTAATAGCTATGCTTTTTATAGGTGTATATTCTAGTAAAAAGATTAGTAATAGTAATGATTTTGCTTTGGCGGGTAGGAATTTAGGTCCAATACTTTTGGCAGGAACTTTGGCTGCTACAAATATTGGGGGGGGTACTTCGCTTGGTTTGGCAGAGCAGGCTTTCGGTAAATGGGGATTTTCTGCTGTTTGGTATGTAATTACGGCATCTTTTGCATATTTAGTACTTGCTTTTTTGGCTCAGAGATTTAGAAATGCTATGGTTACTACTGTATCTGAGTATTTCTATAATAGATATGGCAAGGCAAATGCATTAGTTACTTCTATTATTATGGGGCTTCCTATGATAGGTATTACTGCTGCCCAAATTATAGCTTCTGCAAGTATTTTAACTGTTATGACAGGCTGGAATTATAAAGTATCTGTTGTAATAGTTACAGTTGTAGTTACAGCATATTCATCTATGGGAGGTCTTTGGGGTGTTGCTTTCACTGACTTAATTCAAGGTTCATTAGTATTTATTGGAAGTTTGGTTGCTATACCTTTTGCTTTGAATTATGCTGGAGGTTTTGAGCATGTAATTGCTAATCTCACACCTGCACAAAAATCGCTTACTGCTGGTATGGGTTGGCCAACTATAATATCACTTACTATAATGTATATAGCTTCATATTCTGTTGGTCCTGAAATTAGCCAAAGATTCTTTTCTGCAAGAGATTCTAAATCACTTATGATAGGTTCTTTAATGGGTGGGTTAGTTTGTATATTATATTCTTTATTCCCTGCTTTTTTGGGATTGATTGCTTCAAGTGTTGTAAAAGATGGACTTATGACTTCAGAATTATTAACCTCTGAGGGAAGCAGATATATTTTACCAGTGCTTGCAATTCATACTATGCCTCCTGTTATAGTAGGATTATTATTTTCTGCTCTAATATCTGCTACTATGTCTTCCGCTGACTCTGATATGCTTGCTGTATCTGTAATAGCAACAAATGACATATACAAAAAATACATAAACAAAAATGCTACAGATAAACAATTACTTTTCTTGGGAAGAGCCTGTATGGTTGTGGTAGGCCTTATATCTATGTTTATAGCTTTTAGGGCTGCTAATTTAATAACTATACTTATGTTTTCATTTAGCTTACGCGCTGCTGGAGTATTTATACCATATTTATTTGGAAATTATACTAAGAAAAAATTATCAGCAATAGCAAGCATGGGCTCATTAATAGCTGGAAGCGTTGTTACAATATTCTTTCAATACAATAAAAGTATTAACTTGTTTGGAGTTGACCCAATAATACCAGGTATTGTTGCAAGCTTAATAGTGTTTTTAATTCTTTCTTCTATAATACAGCCTAAACCTGATGCAAAAACTGATGTAAATAATTGA
- the lspA gene encoding signal peptidase II encodes MSKILLQIKEKKIYFLISILIFIADTVSKYFVDKYLQVIGYKNIIGDILVFIYTRNYGVSFGFLNNVPEVIKHIIPEFLKVVVFLAMIVVFYIITIIDKKKQRISIVGFSMVLGGAMGNLLDRVMRGFVTDFINMGFNLNIRFPWNYNIADAAITIGIIVIAMGVFFFKEDFDNTLKKDKKENK; translated from the coding sequence ATGAGTAAGATTTTATTGCAGATAAAAGAAAAAAAGATATATTTTTTAATATCTATATTAATATTTATAGCAGACACTGTTTCAAAATATTTTGTTGATAAATATTTACAGGTTATTGGTTATAAAAATATTATTGGTGATATATTAGTATTTATATATACGAGAAATTATGGAGTTTCTTTTGGCTTTCTTAACAATGTACCTGAGGTAATAAAGCATATTATACCGGAGTTTTTAAAGGTTGTTGTTTTTTTGGCAATGATTGTTGTATTTTATATAATAACTATAATAGATAAGAAAAAACAGAGAATATCTATTGTTGGTTTTAGTATGGTGTTAGGCGGAGCTATGGGTAATTTATTAGATAGAGTGATGAGGGGATTTGTAACTGACTTCATTAATATGGGATTTAATTTGAATATTAGATTTCCTTGGAATTATAATATTGCTGATGCTGCCATTACTATAGGCATTATTGTTATAGCTATGGGCGTATTTTTCTTTAAAGAAGATTTTGATAATACATTGAAAAAAGATAAAAAAGAAAATAAATAA
- a CDS encoding prohibitin family protein: MRIIDINTNKLHSMLFVLLPIVLIVGFLIFSSVTIVSTGEVGIRSRLGKAISEEEPGLHFRIPFIDKIKTIEVREQTVEKTYAVSSKDMQTISMTLNVQYSITGNALELYKKFGTDYKNKLVNPRISESLNAVSARYTIEEFITKRNEMAGELLKEVMADFEDYGITVAACSIIEHDFSDEFDQAIERKLIASQDALTAQNALEKVRYEAEAEITKAKGIAEANRIMQESLTPLLIQRMYIEKWDGKMPQVSGSGVTPMIQVK, translated from the coding sequence ATGAGAATTATTGATATTAATACAAACAAATTGCATTCTATGCTTTTTGTGTTGCTTCCTATTGTTTTAATAGTAGGTTTTTTAATTTTTTCAAGTGTTACAATAGTATCAACTGGAGAGGTTGGCATAAGAAGCAGATTGGGGAAGGCAATATCTGAAGAAGAGCCTGGACTTCATTTTAGAATACCTTTTATAGATAAAATCAAAACCATAGAAGTGAGAGAGCAAACTGTTGAAAAGACTTATGCTGTATCATCAAAAGATATGCAAACTATATCAATGACTTTGAATGTTCAGTATTCTATAACTGGTAATGCTTTAGAATTATATAAAAAATTTGGTACAGATTATAAAAATAAATTGGTTAACCCAAGAATATCAGAAAGTCTTAATGCTGTTTCAGCAAGATACACAATAGAAGAATTTATTACAAAAAGAAATGAAATGGCTGGAGAACTTTTAAAAGAGGTTATGGCAGATTTTGAAGATTATGGTATTACAGTTGCAGCTTGTTCTATTATAGAACATGACTTTTCTGATGAGTTTGATCAAGCAATAGAGAGAAAATTAATAGCCTCCCAAGATGCCCTAACAGCACAAAATGCATTAGAAAAAGTGAGATATGAAGCTGAAGCTGAAATTACTAAAGCTAAAGGTATAGCCGAAGCTAATAGAATAATGCAGGAATCTTTAACCCCTCTTTTAATACAGAGAATGTACATAGAGAAATGGGACGGCAAAATGCCTCAAGTTTCTGGTTCTGGTGTTACACCTATGATACAAGTAAAATAA